DNA sequence from the Macrobrachium nipponense isolate FS-2020 chromosome 3, ASM1510439v2, whole genome shotgun sequence genome:
tatattatctataatataatatatatatttaataggttaatatatataatatatataaatataaaatatatctaaatatataatattatgtatttaagataaataaatatatctatatatataaataaaatatatatatgatatatatacataatatatatatatctataatctattatatatatattataatatatatatatattatatatatatctatttaatcattatataatatctatattatacacacacacatataatatgattatatatatatatatatatatatatatatatatatatataattatatatatatatatatatatatatatataatatacaccacatatatatatatattatataataatatatatctatatatatattatatatacatagacaatatcaatattatatcaatatattataaatatatatagatataaatatatatatatatatatatatatatacgtatatatatatatatatatatatatatatacatatatatatatatatatatatatatatatatatatatatatatatatatagatatatataatcatatatagtatatatatctatatatatatatatataaaatataaaatatatatatatatatatataaaatatatatatatatatatatatatatatatatatatatatactgtcgatttaaatattcattaatattacgtatccgatagagtatactgctgaaaatagacctaagcTAATCATGTTGGAAAATCATAAGTCCAATTTTgacccactaaatgtgtcatgcaaataattttattgatcaaaggacaaaattagtttaattaaacatcgttttcaaggaatgttaacgccttgatgtattatttatcggctgtaggagacgaaatgacaacaccccagtgcagtacgatacgttgagtcgactcgagcggcagcaaacccaacttcaaaatccttcggtatgctgtcacgaaggtgagttgagaataaaattagaaatcgtggacccatcagtatataatttccttactttgcaagATAATTATCATTAACACgatgaataagtctactcaattctaatgtaatttattccaagtacagcacctttgaaagggaatgttatttattattaagtaaataatctggcacctgcctatggcaatatttccataacgaacaatgaattaagaaactacgccaattcttcgttggccgtctgtacctgCTGCAAAAATTGTGATAATACTGAcggcaaaataatcaatactaAACACTGATTCTATAGGGTGTATCTTTAGATCAAATTCTGTTGTGCACAGTACATGAATATTGTTCTTAAAACATAAAACGTTTATATAGTCCGTTTATCAATACATTCTAGCTGAACcttcaaacaaaaacaataaaaaagcaaaaaatgcgccgaaatatCTTCGACGCAATTTAGCGCTCTCTACAGCTTATAAGGCTATATGAAACTCtagccacggcctatgaaactctcagtcgcggcTCATGAAAATTTCATCCACTGTCCAgtgatggcctgtgttgctggcacctgtagcggtgccaatataaaataaaaaatacagaagcTTGATGGCTGCAATgtagcatgtttgatgattgggggtggatgatcaatatatcaatttgcagctctctagcctcagtagtttttaagatctgggggcggtcAGAAAAGGtactgacagacagacatacagccaTCTCAACACTTATATTTTACATAAACCTAAAAGTGATATGTCAAAACAAACCTTAAGCAATAGCACTTGACAGCATAATCACTATAAGCAATATGACGATGTCCTAACAATAATACTACCGATAGCGTTACTTGCGCATTCATGATACGTGTTAAGAATAACCTTCGTTGATGGAACTTCagtttcagaggcagaaataaCAGGTTGAAATATAATTAAGAGATGTCATCGTACTTGGCATAATTTCATTACTGTAAGATTTAGGAGATCATCCTTCTTATTAGTGTGTTGATAGAGGAAAGAGGGTGAAGTGCCGAGCTTCGTAATTTCATAATTACTAACAGCATTACACTAGTTTAATGTATATctgttttatatacaaaaaaagttcCATACACAGTTCAAAAGGTGTCACAAATATATGACGTATTTTTTTACGTATAGATGATTAGAGGatagattttaataaaaaataaaaagtaaataaataataataataataaaataataataataataataataataataatataataataaaataataataataataataataataataataataataataataatatttcggaaggagaccctctcgtagacaaattttgttaaaaatggttgctgcttcagcactattatctTGTAGAGACTCTTCTccatttttctgatgacggctttctcgttgttgcttacaCTGGCGAGCaatgcaccaaagggcatggtaaaattcggttaagtcagttttgtgtttattattgcttatacaattctctctctctctctctctctctctctctctctctctctctctctctccaacgcgacgtttagtccagatctacaggacattttccagccaTGACTGCTGGGGGACTTAATTACAGTGGCGAGCCATTCTCCTTATATcctgatgttgcgggctctcgagtacagtctggagaacccctgCAGCAgattgagttttcattggttccttgGAAGGAGACTCATacagcaagcatttttagagtcttATGGACCTTCTCAGGCAGGAAACATCACTGGGAGCCTATTGAttagcttctacctgagtgacatcacccttggtattattctcataattATGCGCTTCATGTCAGGTGTTGATCGTCTCATGAGCGCTGGTACTTTtgttagtacaaaaagacaagagtgagggaaatatagccagtaactacaggcctatcacctgcctaccaataatgtggaagttactaacaggtatcatcagtgaaagcctatacaactacctagaggagacaaacaccatcccccaccaacatgaagaacagtaggagaaggaaaaccaacctgagcagggcatggatagactataaaaaagtcttcgacatgataccacacacatggctaatagaatgcctgaaaatatatggggcagaggaaacaccatcagcttcctctaaatacaatgcgcaactggaatacaatacttacaagctctgcaataagactagcagaggtaaatatcaggagagggatcttccagggcgactcactgtccccactactcttcgtagtagccatgattcccatgacaaaagtactatagaagatggatgccgggtaccaactcaagaaaagaggcaacagaatcaaccatctgatgttcatggacgacatcaagctgtatggtaagaacatcaaggaaatagattccctaatacagactgtaaggattgtatctggggacatcaggatggagtttggaatagaaaaatacgccttagtcaacatacaaaaaggcaaagtaacgagaactgaagggataaagctaccagatgggagcaacatcaaacacatagatgagactggatacaaatacctgggaataatggaaggaggggatataaaacaccaagggatgaaggacacgatcaggaaagaatatatgcagagactcaaggcgatactcaagtcaaaactcaacgccggaaatatgataaaagccatgaactgatgggcagtgccagtaatcatatacagcgcaggaatattggaatggacgaaggcagaactccgcagcatagatcagaaaaccaggaaacatatgacaatacacaaagcactacacccaagagcaaatatgggcagactatatataacacgaaaggaaggagggagaggactactaagtatagaggactgcgtcaacatcgagaacagagcactggggcaatatatgaaaaccaccTTCCAACCCCGGTGCTatacaccaccccccccccccctcaacactACAAGGTCAGGCAAAGTTTAACTCACCAGTCATACGCCATCCTTCCAACTATCAACACCATGGCAAATCCAACTGAGCGTGATTTAGAAGCACATTTTCGGGAAGAATTATTCCAAAGAAGTGAAGGAAAGAAATCTGTCTTGCTTCCAAAAGAACagtataatgaaattatttcagaACTGACAGCAATTGACAAGTCAGGCAAAAAGACGCCTCATGAATACTACCTTCTGAAGAAGTATGAGATCCTCAAGTGTGGTGATGTTCTCAAGTTAATTAGAAGACGGACGGCCAATGAAGATCCTATCTATTTTGCTACATTGGAGGATACATTCGACATTATTAAGCGTGCTCATATTGCAACTGGCCACGGAGGGCGCGATAAGATGGTAAAGGAATTATCTAAAAAGTATGCCAACATTACCCATGATGCAATATCTATTTACAAATCACTGTGCATCGAATGTTAGCGTAAACGTAAGCGACCAACAACCAAAGGGACTGTTGTTGTCCGACCTATTCTGACAAAGAACTTTGGCTCCAGATCACAAGTTGACCTTGTAGACATGCAGGCGATGAAGCAAGGCAACTATAAGTGGATAATGGTCTACCAAGATCATCTTACAAAGTTCTGTGTATTGAGACCTCTCACATCAAAACGTGCTGCAGAAGTTGCGTATCAGCTgttggatatttttcttttacttggtgCACCGGAAATTCTACAAGGTGACAACGGATCGGAGTTTACTGCTTGTGTTATTACAGAACTTAAACTGCTTTGGCCTGATCTCGTAATGGTTCATGGAAAACCTAGACATCCTCAGAGCCAGGGGTCAGTTGAACGAGCAAACTGTGATATTAAAGATATGTTGGTAGCCTGGTTGAGTGATAATAATACAACAGACTGGACAGTTGGTTTAAAATTTGTGCAGTTTCAAAAAAACTCTAGCTACCATTCTGGCATTAGAAGGTCACCATTTGCTGCATTGTTTGGATCCGATGCAAAAGTAGGACTGACAACTTCAGCTCTTTCACATGATGTAACTCACCGTCTCCAAAGTGAGGACGATTAGCTGGCAGTAATTACGGAGGAAACAACTTCAGAtgaaccacctgctgtcgaaccagttactgctaaaccacctgctgtcgaaccagttactgctgaaccacctgctgtcgaaccagttactgctgaaccacctgctgtcgaaccacctgctgtcgaacaagttactgctgaaccacctgctgtcgaacaAGTCACTGCACTGGGAGTATTGTGCACGACTGTGATTAGAGGTTAGTCAGTAGGGTATCCTTATGGTCGAACGGATAACAAATTTCCCTCAATACACTGTATTTTTATGCTATTATGTGGATTGTAGTGAgtgtaatgtctctctctctctctctctctctctctctctctctctctctctcactgtctctaCTGACAGTTACTGTCGAACCACCTACTGTCGAACAAGTTACTGCCGAACCATCTACTGTCGAACCAGTTACTGCTGAACAACCTGCTGTCGAACCAACATCACCACTCTCTGTTCGTCAAAAGAATATTACCCCTCAGCGAAAACGTGCGTGCGAAGCACAGCTTTCACAAGCTGAACGTATGGTTGAACGAAGTCGTCGTATTATGGACCGTGGAAACGTCGGGAACAATGTAACGATTCCGATACCAATGGTGAATAGGGGTCGTGGGGATCCAAGGAATATCATGGGAATAATTATGGATATTGACGAAAATGACAATTACACGATTGCAGTGAAGAGTGGTATACTGAGTGGGAAATATTCCAGGAATCAGTTTGATTTATGTGCGTATGAACTGTATTCAAAAGACCATGTTACAACCGATAGGATTGTTTCGCTTCGAACTGCTGTGCAGCAAGAGTCGAAGTCAGGTGGTCAAGGTTTCGCCAAATGCAACTGTGCTGGTTCAAAACGTTGTCAAACAAATCGATGTAAATGTTTTAAGCTGAAAGTTAAATGCAACTCACGATGTCATGCAAGTTTGCATTGTGAAAACAAGGCTTCGTTCTAAATATTAGAACgacccttattatttttttactagttttattttaaatgagtatTTTGTGACAGacaagttttattttctgttcataataaattttgttaCATCCAAGTgttttatgtgataaataaaatattacagaagTGTATTACTGTTTTTAGTGATTTATTCCATTATTCTACCATACCATACAAGTTTAAATTGTGAAAACAAGGCTTTGTTTATCGTTTcagctatttatttcattgttctttcataccaaacacgattcagggaatctgtataataataaggccgaataattaggaatatgtatattcactaaaaatttcagggaatatacatatcctctgagtgaatcagacattatgcacattccctgaaaatatcagagaatatatatattccctgattatacagattcactgtaacaaatacagagacaggacaatgacaaacagaacagaggactggcacaacaaaccaatgcatggacaatacatgaaacagactaaagaactagccagcgatgacacgtggcaatggctacagaggggagagctaaagaaggaaactgaaggaatgataacagcggcacaagatcaggccctaagaaccagatatgttcaaagaaagatagacggaaataacatctctcccacatgtaggaagtgcaatacgaaaaatgaaaccataaaccacatagcaagcgaatgtccggcacttgcacagaacc
Encoded proteins:
- the LOC135222362 gene encoding uncharacterized protein LOC135222362, which encodes MQNCINGIQFRIAYPESAEAQRDDGTSCGGDNPALMWNDLSINKGDLTIPCETITGRPCPYLPEGLRRKAFTLTHNLSHPSELTAIDKSGKKTPHEYYLLKKYEILKCGDVLKLIRRRTANEDPIYFATLEDTFDIIKRAHIATGHGGRDKMRKRKRPTTKGTVVVRPILTKNFGSRSQVDLVDMQAMKQGNYKWIMVYQDHLTKFCVLRPLTSKRAAEVAYQLLDIFLLLGAPEILQGDNGSEFTACVITELKLLWPDLVMVHGKPRHPQSQGSVERANCDIKDMLVAWLSDNNTTDWTVGLKFVQFQKNSSYHSGIRRSPFAALFGSDAKVGLTTSALSHDVTHRLQITAEPPAVEPPAVEQVTAEPPAVEQVTALGVLCTTVIRVTAEPSTVEPVTAEQPAVEPTSPLSVRQKNITPQRKRACEAQLSQAERMVERSRRIMDRGNVGNNVTIPIPMVNRGRGDPRNIMGIIMDIDENDNYTIAVKSGILSGKYSRNQFDLCAYELYSKDHVTTDRIVSLRTAVQQESKSGGQGFAKCNCAGSKRCQTNRLLSQRLGPVSDNKRSLKACAVTSQAHSSPGQAELASH